A stretch of the Streptomyces sp. WMMB303 genome encodes the following:
- a CDS encoding class I adenylate-forming enzyme family protein produces MLDTLHAALRRDPHLPAVLDAGPTGRTRVRATRGDLADLADHYAAALHHRGLRPGATLGVAVRPGPRALAVLLAGWRLGLRAAVLDPGAGPDVLRARLALARPDLVLADAAAQAVAGWARPLARRARLALPDLAGLGGPVATLGPRLPGCAPALRRGPHPAPRGADHDGDAVVVFTSGTTSHPRAVVHSRASLAAGMATVADLVRPTAGRPVLGGTFFVLVPALTAGAPVALPARAPRVLARQLDRLRPQASYLTPPRLRAALTAGARFTGRVWTGSAPASAALLTRVKQAGAAEAWGVYALTELFPAAAVEQEAKAAYEGAGDLLGAPLPGVAARTADSGELLLTGPGARHRCLGEEPDPWIATGDRAHLDGRGRLVLEGRMKDMVLRRAENIYPGLYEPALHVPGVDLALLVGVPAPDGDEQLVAVVQPSPGTDRRRLRGALEGPLRRMGTARPDAVLLADIPLSGRSRKPDRAATALLAAGRRRETAGRATVGR; encoded by the coding sequence ATGCTCGACACCCTGCACGCCGCACTGCGCCGCGACCCGCACCTGCCCGCCGTCCTGGACGCCGGTCCCACCGGCCGCACCCGGGTCCGGGCCACCCGCGGCGACCTCGCCGACCTGGCGGACCACTACGCGGCCGCCCTCCACCACCGCGGCCTGCGGCCCGGCGCCACCCTCGGCGTCGCCGTACGGCCCGGACCCCGCGCCCTGGCCGTGCTGCTGGCCGGCTGGCGGCTCGGGCTGCGCGCCGCCGTACTCGACCCCGGCGCGGGCCCCGACGTGCTGCGCGCCCGGCTCGCCCTGGCCCGGCCCGACCTGGTGCTCGCCGACGCCGCGGCGCAGGCCGTCGCCGGGTGGGCGCGCCCGCTGGCCCGCCGCGCCCGGCTCGCTCTCCCCGACCTCGCCGGACTCGGCGGCCCGGTGGCGACGCTCGGGCCCCGGCTGCCCGGCTGCGCCCCCGCCCTGCGGCGCGGCCCGCACCCGGCCCCCCGGGGCGCGGACCACGACGGGGACGCCGTCGTCGTCTTCACCTCCGGCACCACCTCCCATCCCCGGGCCGTCGTCCACTCCCGTGCCTCCCTCGCCGCCGGGATGGCGACGGTCGCCGACCTGGTACGGCCCACGGCCGGGCGGCCCGTGCTCGGCGGCACCTTCTTCGTCCTGGTCCCCGCGCTGACCGCCGGCGCCCCCGTCGCGCTGCCCGCCCGCGCACCCCGCGTCCTGGCCCGGCAACTCGACCGGCTGCGCCCCCAGGCGAGCTACCTGACGCCCCCTCGGCTGCGGGCCGCGCTCACCGCCGGTGCCCGCTTCACCGGACGCGTGTGGACCGGCTCGGCGCCCGCGAGCGCGGCCCTCCTCACCCGGGTCAAGCAGGCCGGTGCCGCCGAGGCGTGGGGCGTGTACGCGCTGACCGAACTCTTCCCCGCCGCAGCCGTCGAACAGGAAGCCAAGGCGGCGTACGAGGGAGCCGGTGACCTGCTGGGCGCGCCGCTGCCCGGCGTCGCCGCGCGCACCGCGGACAGCGGGGAACTCCTCCTCACCGGCCCCGGCGCCCGGCATCGCTGCCTCGGCGAGGAGCCCGACCCGTGGATCGCCACCGGCGACCGCGCCCACCTGGACGGCCGGGGCCGGCTCGTGCTCGAAGGGCGGATGAAGGACATGGTGCTGCGCCGCGCGGAGAACATCTACCCGGGGCTGTACGAGCCCGCGCTGCACGTGCCCGGTGTCGACCTCGCGCTGCTGGTCGGTGTTCCGGCGCCGGACGGCGACGAACAGCTCGTCGCCGTCGTCCAGCCCAGCCCCGGCACCGACCGGCGGCGGTTGCGCGGAGCGCTGGAGGGGCCGCTGCGCCGCATGGGCACGGCCCGCCCGGACGCGGTGCTGCTCGCCGACATCCCGCTGTCCGGCCGCTCCCGCAAGCCCGAC
- a CDS encoding glycosyltransferase — protein sequence MTPVLPSPAPAPSARAATAAARPAGALWVVVPAHQEAARLPGTLAALAAQNDRDFTLLVVDNASTDGTAGLARDFARRAPFPVHVVTEPQKGVGCAVDTGFRYAIAHGAALLARTDADCLPQPGWTAAARAALDAGAGLVCGRITARPDEHGPAGRAAFRLLVALAALFGRLRPAHRRSRGYLVPYRMHAGNNMALTARLYQDAGGMPRRPSPTDRLFLNRVRRTTAAVVRERRMVVANSTRRLRAYGLLTTARWYLDKGPGRHGEDPR from the coding sequence ATGACACCGGTCCTCCCCTCCCCGGCCCCCGCACCGTCCGCCCGGGCGGCCACGGCAGCGGCCCGGCCCGCCGGAGCCCTGTGGGTCGTCGTCCCCGCCCACCAGGAGGCCGCGCGGCTGCCCGGCACCCTGGCCGCGCTCGCCGCCCAGAACGACCGGGACTTCACCCTCCTGGTCGTCGACAACGCCTCCACCGACGGCACCGCCGGCCTCGCCCGCGACTTCGCCCGGCGGGCGCCGTTCCCCGTGCACGTCGTCACCGAGCCGCAGAAAGGCGTCGGCTGTGCCGTGGACACCGGCTTCCGGTACGCCATCGCGCACGGCGCCGCGCTCCTCGCCCGCACCGACGCAGACTGCCTGCCACAGCCCGGCTGGACCGCCGCCGCGCGCGCCGCGCTCGACGCCGGAGCCGGACTGGTCTGCGGCCGCATCACGGCCCGCCCGGACGAGCACGGACCGGCGGGCCGCGCCGCCTTCCGGCTCCTGGTCGCCCTCGCGGCACTCTTCGGACGGCTGCGCCCCGCACACCGGCGCAGCCGCGGCTACCTGGTGCCCTACCGGATGCACGCGGGCAACAACATGGCCCTCACCGCCCGGCTCTACCAGGACGCCGGCGGCATGCCGCGCCGCCCCTCACCCACCGACCGGCTCTTCCTCAACCGGGTCCGCCGCACCACCGCAGCCGTCGTCCGGGAGCGCCGCATGGTCGTGGCCAACTCCACCCGGCGGCTGCGCGCCTACGGACTGCTGACGACCGCACGCTGGTACCTCGACAAGGGGCCGGGCCGACACGGAGAGGACCCCCGCTGA
- a CDS encoding ketoacyl-ACP synthase III yields the protein MGIHSTFADRPAAATGVGITGVGSALPERIVDSEQLRRTVVERSGLPIPPRMIERATGVRTRRVAADGEYASTLAVRAARTALDRAGLAPPDIDLLLFASATRDVAEPATAHIVQHALGSRAHALDVTNACNSFVGGIDLARGMLLAGRARRALVVTGETPSRAVQHAPADLDRFREVFAGYTFGDAGAAVVLESVPGGGILDVGTETRSEHWDVGGIPGGGSRHPRGDEYTWFHGDGAELRDVFEKVGTSVLDRMRHRTGLEWQDFRHILVHQVTLPYLERFVELTGVPRDRLVVTVPELGNLASATLGVQLDLIHDRLEPGDRVLLVGLGGGVSLMTMVWEKA from the coding sequence ATGGGGATACACAGCACCTTCGCCGACCGGCCCGCCGCGGCAACGGGCGTGGGTATCACGGGGGTCGGTTCGGCGCTGCCGGAGCGGATCGTGGACTCCGAGCAGCTCCGGCGGACCGTCGTCGAGCGCAGCGGCCTGCCGATTCCACCGCGGATGATCGAGCGGGCCACCGGCGTCCGGACCCGCCGCGTCGCCGCCGACGGCGAGTACGCCTCCACGCTGGCCGTCCGCGCCGCCCGGACGGCGCTGGACCGGGCCGGACTCGCCCCGCCGGACATCGACCTGCTCCTGTTCGCCTCCGCCACCCGTGACGTGGCCGAACCCGCCACCGCGCACATCGTGCAGCACGCGCTGGGCTCCCGGGCCCACGCGCTCGACGTCACCAACGCCTGCAACAGCTTCGTCGGCGGGATCGACCTCGCCCGCGGCATGCTGCTGGCCGGCCGGGCGCGCCGGGCCCTCGTCGTCACGGGGGAGACGCCCAGCCGCGCCGTGCAGCACGCCCCCGCCGACCTCGACCGGTTCCGGGAGGTGTTCGCCGGATACACCTTCGGCGACGCCGGAGCGGCCGTGGTGCTGGAGTCCGTGCCCGGCGGCGGCATCCTCGACGTCGGCACCGAGACCCGCTCCGAACACTGGGACGTCGGCGGGATACCCGGCGGCGGATCCCGCCATCCGCGCGGCGACGAGTACACCTGGTTCCACGGCGACGGCGCCGAACTGCGCGACGTGTTCGAGAAGGTCGGTACCTCGGTGCTGGACCGGATGCGGCACCGCACCGGACTGGAGTGGCAGGACTTCCGGCACATCCTCGTCCACCAGGTGACGCTGCCGTACCTGGAGCGCTTCGTGGAGCTGACCGGGGTGCCCCGGGACCGCCTGGTGGTGACCGTGCCCGAACTCGGCAACCTCGCCAGCGCCACCCTGGGGGTCCAACTGGACCTGATCCACGACCGGCTGGAGCCCGGCGACCGCGTACTGCTCGTCGGCCTCGGCGGCGGCGTCAGCCTCATGACGATGGTCTGGGAGAAGGCATGA